From a single Kitasatospora sp. NBC_00458 genomic region:
- a CDS encoding MalY/PatB family protein: protein MNADTSSTALDSLELSRLSQRDGEKWATAGAGMLASWVADMDFPIAPAIRQALLRRADGDLGYPPWFDESRGGPLGEVFAERTRHRYGHRPDPTHVRLFTDINQAMLATLQVATDPGDAVLLHTPVCPPFVDVIERIGRRALTVPIQEGGGGWEFDPALMERTAADEGSGRCRVLFLVNPHNPTGRVFRRDELESLAELVLRFDLLVISDEVHADLAHAPHQHIPFASLSPEIAARTVTLTSGSKAFNLAGIRCALAHIGPQAVRDAVDARRGLLFGQVGVLAVEALKAAWTSGDAWLDEVLAILDRNRRLLAERLPESIRCQTPEATFLAWLDCRQLGIGPDPMPFFRDEAKVLLFSGPAFGAGGDGFVRLNFGTSPQVLEETLERMGAALRRRGHD from the coding sequence ATGAACGCTGACACTTCGTCAACTGCTCTCGACTCCCTCGAACTGAGCCGCCTGTCACAGCGGGACGGGGAGAAGTGGGCCACCGCGGGCGCCGGCATGCTGGCCTCCTGGGTCGCGGACATGGACTTTCCGATCGCACCCGCGATACGCCAGGCCCTGCTGCGCCGCGCCGACGGCGATCTCGGCTACCCCCCGTGGTTCGACGAGAGCCGCGGCGGCCCGCTCGGCGAGGTGTTCGCCGAGCGGACGCGGCACCGGTACGGCCACAGGCCTGATCCCACGCACGTCCGGCTGTTCACGGACATCAACCAGGCGATGCTCGCGACGCTCCAGGTCGCCACCGACCCCGGCGACGCGGTGCTTCTGCACACCCCCGTCTGCCCGCCGTTCGTCGATGTCATCGAGAGGATCGGCCGCAGGGCGCTGACCGTTCCGATCCAGGAGGGCGGGGGCGGATGGGAGTTCGATCCCGCGCTCATGGAGCGGACCGCTGCGGACGAGGGCTCGGGGCGCTGCCGTGTGCTCTTCCTCGTCAACCCCCACAACCCCACCGGCCGGGTGTTCCGCCGTGACGAGCTGGAGTCACTCGCGGAACTCGTGCTCAGGTTCGACCTGTTGGTGATCTCCGACGAGGTGCATGCGGATCTGGCCCATGCCCCGCACCAGCACATTCCCTTCGCCTCGCTCAGCCCGGAGATCGCTGCCCGCACCGTCACCCTCACCTCGGGGAGCAAGGCGTTCAACCTCGCCGGGATCCGCTGCGCGCTGGCGCACATAGGACCGCAGGCCGTACGGGATGCCGTCGACGCCCGGCGCGGGCTGCTGTTCGGCCAGGTGGGAGTGCTCGCGGTCGAGGCGCTGAAGGCCGCCTGGACCTCGGGCGACGCCTGGCTGGACGAAGTGCTGGCCATCTTGGACCGGAACCGGCGGCTGCTGGCCGAGCGGCTCCCGGAGAGCATCCGATGTCAGACTCCGGAGGCCACCTTCCTTGCCTGGCTCGACTGCCGGCAGCTGGGGATCGGTCCGGACCCCATGCCCTTCTTCCGCGACGAGGCCAAGGTGCTCCTCTTCTCCGGTCCGGCCTTCGGAGCCGGCGGCGATGGATTCGTACGGCTCAATTTCGGTACCTCCCCGCAGGTCCTGGAAGAGACCCTGGAACGTATGGGCGCCGCGTTGCGACGGCGCGGACACGACTGA
- a CDS encoding condensation domain-containing protein, translating to MTDHATVRVQPASALEMQFWLGDQIAPASRAGWVLAQVRVDGPLELPALDAALAAVARRQEALRTAFVFEHEQVVRKVLAEPVAEPILCLGAGTGFEEAAAALLNADTFDLAAGRVYRAAVAPDAQGATVFLAVHHIAFDGLSQEVFAADLACAYARAVDGVATDLPVLERAEAAELTPAQHAELTAHWRALLAGAADLPTPDGSPAPNQHELAAGESAELAATYPPGTWQAVRDRARRSACSPFAVLLAAYGRALAEITGGSDFCVGTPVAARSAGQEDELGCLIDVLPVRMPELSAAGVVERVWAAVRESILGSELPRYEIVRAVPTVAGGRMPVYQVLFAFENWRRVEHSAGPVRMHAVPVPPVGAVAEVQLQVCERPDGTLKCVVQAPLTGSWSQRLPDLLSAFGSRLVEIAPSATASATPHSLSSEAPA from the coding sequence GTGACTGACCACGCGACGGTGCGGGTTCAGCCGGCCTCCGCTCTGGAGATGCAGTTCTGGCTCGGTGACCAGATCGCCCCGGCGAGCCGCGCCGGCTGGGTCCTCGCCCAGGTCCGCGTCGACGGCCCGCTCGAACTCCCCGCCCTCGACGCGGCGCTGGCGGCAGTGGCGCGCCGCCAGGAGGCGCTGCGCACCGCCTTCGTCTTCGAGCACGAGCAGGTGGTCCGGAAGGTCCTCGCGGAGCCGGTCGCAGAGCCGATCCTGTGCCTCGGGGCCGGCACCGGCTTCGAGGAGGCGGCCGCCGCCCTGCTGAACGCCGACACCTTCGATCTCGCCGCGGGCCGCGTCTACAGGGCCGCGGTCGCCCCGGACGCACAGGGTGCCACCGTCTTCCTGGCGGTCCATCACATCGCCTTCGACGGTCTCTCCCAGGAGGTGTTCGCCGCCGACCTGGCGTGCGCCTACGCACGGGCCGTCGACGGCGTCGCGACCGATCTGCCCGTGCTGGAACGGGCGGAGGCCGCAGAGCTCACGCCGGCGCAGCACGCCGAACTCACCGCGCACTGGCGCGCCTTGCTGGCCGGGGCGGCCGACCTGCCCACCCCGGACGGCAGCCCGGCGCCGAACCAGCACGAGCTCGCTGCAGGTGAATCGGCCGAGCTCGCGGCCACGTATCCGCCCGGCACCTGGCAGGCGGTGCGCGACCGGGCCAGGCGCAGCGCCTGCTCACCGTTCGCGGTGCTGCTGGCCGCGTACGGCCGGGCTCTGGCCGAGATCACCGGCGGCTCCGACTTCTGCGTCGGCACACCGGTGGCCGCCCGCTCGGCCGGGCAGGAGGACGAACTCGGCTGCCTGATCGACGTCCTGCCGGTGCGGATGCCCGAGCTGTCCGCAGCCGGGGTGGTCGAGCGGGTCTGGGCTGCCGTGCGGGAGAGCATCCTGGGCTCCGAGCTGCCCCGTTACGAGATAGTGCGGGCCGTACCTACGGTCGCCGGTGGTCGGATGCCCGTCTACCAGGTGCTGTTCGCCTTCGAGAACTGGCGGCGCGTCGAGCATTCGGCCGGTCCGGTGAGGATGCACGCCGTTCCGGTGCCGCCGGTCGGCGCGGTCGCCGAGGTCCAGCTCCAGGTGTGCGAGCGGCCCGACGGGACGCTGAAATGCGTCGTCCAGGCTCCGCTGACCGGTTCCTGGTCGCAGCGGCTCCCTGACCTGCTGAGCGCCTTCGGCAGCCGGCTCGTCGAAATCGCCCCGTCGGCCACGGCGTCGGCCACGCCTCACTCGCTCTCCTCGGAAGCTCCCGCCTGA
- a CDS encoding non-ribosomal peptide synthetase, whose product MSQRSVMDVVSDVWTAVLHTEISGPDANFFALGGNSLKGARAISRLREELGIRIPLSALFDAQTLVELTAAIEAMGEKEPGAEQVIEPFEGRSGEVFHAPTSFTQQRLWVDEHIQGPNSRYNIPVANELVGPLDITALGQAVQALVDRHEVFRTTIKAVDGIPEQVIRAEAELPLTVVDLRDEPEEKQEQVLAGLLLDSAQRPFDVEQGPLLRVELYRLDEDWHVLLINLHHIITDVYSFELAMAELLELYAAADAGIPAAVKPPVQYADYAAWQRRTVTGTTLERQLDYWKDRLRGPLPTLDLPTDLPPRETGTSRGASVDIELPRAVSRRIRELSREHNATPFMTMFTLLNVLLSRYSGQTDIVVGIPSANRDLPELESMLGCFLNTLAVRSDLSGDPTLAELLGRVRGRILEDFAHQDVPYERVANAVSTDRSSRQGPFRVMLSYQHAVPAPELAGITVNDVELGLNLKAVKFDLVFRVVETEFTYRLAVDYNTDLFLEDKAWRILDHLAVLAADAVAAPAKRLSELTILPEEERRQLEEWSTSGCGPYPTDLFLHRLFEAQALRTPDADAVESGGERVGYRELDRRASRLADELTARGIGTDDLVGLCADPSVDLIVGILGILKSGAAYVPIDPLAPVDRMSYVVADSGMRILVTTPELRDQLPTAVLESVGVVSTAQDGAQDGARGGTPGSALHPSQLVYLMYTSGTTGRPKGVGLPHTAITPWIQWAQDIRPIGPGTRVVHNLSYHFDWSVEQMFHALTAGACLVMLPREVKADGRATARFINEQSIHMLYLTPTQMRGITDAGLDMPTLRHVSMGGENLDADLVARSRAVVSAGCEIWNEYGPTETAGAALVGRMGDEPLERSSMPLGELIANASCAVVDRWGNPQPIGVPGELWIGGDGVARGYRNQPALTADRFAPDPARPDRRLYRTGDLVRRLPNGEMEFLGRVDNQVKIRGVRVELEEIESVLRGHPEVANAVVVLEPDQRLVAHVVRTPGSGLDEAALRAHLAPKLPIVMQPAVFMWLQAMPLSPTGKVDRPRLPRPEPIPVLPTVVTPPSTETERTVAAAWADVLGFAEVDVRANFFEAGGDSFSLLAVVSRLRAELDLDIPVRALVDAPTVETLAAHIEALRRAAVRPSATPLP is encoded by the coding sequence ATGTCGCAGCGGTCCGTGATGGACGTCGTCTCGGATGTATGGACGGCTGTCCTGCACACCGAGATATCCGGTCCTGACGCCAATTTCTTCGCGCTGGGCGGAAATTCACTGAAAGGTGCCAGAGCGATCAGCCGGCTGCGCGAGGAGCTGGGCATCCGGATTCCGCTCAGCGCGCTCTTCGATGCACAGACCCTCGTCGAGCTGACCGCGGCCATCGAGGCGATGGGGGAGAAGGAGCCCGGGGCGGAACAGGTCATCGAGCCGTTCGAGGGGCGCTCGGGCGAGGTCTTCCACGCGCCCACCTCGTTCACCCAGCAGCGGCTGTGGGTCGACGAGCACATCCAGGGTCCGAACTCCCGCTACAACATCCCGGTGGCGAACGAGCTCGTGGGCCCGCTCGACATCACGGCCCTGGGGCAGGCCGTCCAGGCGCTGGTCGACCGGCACGAGGTCTTCCGCACGACCATCAAGGCGGTCGACGGCATCCCCGAGCAGGTGATTCGGGCCGAGGCCGAACTGCCGCTGACCGTGGTCGACCTCCGGGACGAGCCGGAGGAGAAGCAGGAGCAGGTGCTGGCCGGTCTGCTCCTCGACTCCGCCCAGCGGCCGTTCGACGTGGAGCAGGGGCCGCTGCTCCGGGTCGAGCTGTACCGGCTGGACGAGGACTGGCACGTCCTGCTCATCAACCTGCACCACATCATCACCGACGTGTACTCCTTCGAACTCGCCATGGCCGAGCTGCTGGAGCTCTACGCCGCCGCCGACGCCGGGATCCCGGCGGCCGTGAAGCCGCCGGTGCAGTACGCCGACTACGCCGCCTGGCAGCGGCGCACGGTCACCGGGACGACGCTTGAACGCCAACTGGACTACTGGAAGGACCGCCTGCGCGGCCCGCTTCCCACGCTGGACCTCCCGACCGACCTGCCGCCCCGGGAGACCGGCACGAGCCGGGGGGCGTCGGTGGACATCGAGCTGCCCCGAGCGGTGTCGCGCAGGATCCGCGAGCTGTCCAGGGAGCACAACGCCACTCCGTTCATGACCATGTTCACGCTGCTCAACGTGCTGCTCAGCCGGTACAGCGGCCAGACGGACATCGTGGTCGGCATCCCCAGCGCCAACCGTGACCTGCCGGAGCTCGAATCCATGCTCGGGTGCTTCCTCAACACCCTCGCCGTGCGCAGCGACCTGTCCGGCGACCCGACGCTGGCCGAACTGCTCGGCCGGGTCCGGGGCAGGATCCTGGAGGACTTCGCCCACCAGGACGTCCCCTACGAGCGGGTGGCCAACGCGGTCTCGACCGACCGTTCCTCCCGGCAGGGGCCGTTCCGGGTCATGCTGTCGTACCAGCACGCGGTCCCGGCGCCGGAGCTGGCCGGGATCACCGTCAACGACGTCGAGTTGGGCCTGAACCTGAAGGCGGTCAAGTTCGACCTGGTGTTCCGGGTCGTCGAGACCGAATTCACGTACCGCCTCGCGGTCGACTACAACACCGACCTGTTCCTGGAGGACAAGGCCTGGCGCATCCTCGACCACCTGGCCGTACTCGCGGCCGACGCGGTGGCCGCCCCCGCCAAGCGCCTCTCCGAGCTCACCATCCTTCCCGAGGAGGAGCGTCGTCAGCTTGAGGAGTGGTCCACCTCCGGCTGCGGCCCTTACCCCACGGACCTCTTCCTGCACCGGCTGTTCGAGGCACAGGCGCTCAGGACCCCGGACGCGGACGCGGTGGAGAGCGGCGGCGAGCGGGTCGGCTACCGCGAACTCGACCGCAGAGCATCCCGGTTGGCCGACGAGTTGACGGCGCGCGGCATCGGCACCGACGATCTGGTCGGCCTGTGCGCGGACCCGTCGGTGGACCTCATCGTCGGCATCCTCGGCATCCTGAAGTCCGGTGCCGCCTACGTGCCGATCGATCCGCTCGCCCCCGTCGACCGGATGTCCTACGTCGTCGCGGACAGCGGGATGAGGATCCTGGTCACCACCCCGGAACTGCGGGACCAGCTGCCGACGGCCGTCCTGGAGAGCGTGGGCGTGGTGAGCACCGCGCAGGACGGCGCGCAGGACGGCGCGCGGGGCGGCACCCCGGGGTCCGCGCTGCATCCCTCGCAGCTGGTGTACCTGATGTACACGTCCGGGACCACCGGCCGGCCCAAGGGCGTCGGCCTGCCGCACACCGCGATCACCCCGTGGATCCAGTGGGCCCAGGACATCCGCCCGATCGGGCCCGGCACCCGGGTGGTGCACAACCTCTCCTACCACTTCGACTGGTCGGTCGAGCAGATGTTCCACGCACTGACCGCAGGCGCCTGCCTGGTCATGCTGCCCCGAGAGGTCAAGGCCGACGGCCGGGCCACCGCCCGGTTCATCAACGAGCAGTCGATCCACATGCTGTACCTGACGCCGACCCAGATGCGCGGCATCACCGACGCCGGCCTCGACATGCCGACGCTGCGGCACGTGTCCATGGGCGGCGAGAACCTGGACGCCGACCTGGTGGCGCGGAGCCGTGCGGTCGTCTCCGCCGGGTGCGAGATCTGGAACGAGTACGGGCCGACGGAGACCGCGGGCGCGGCCCTGGTCGGCCGGATGGGCGACGAGCCGCTGGAGCGCAGCTCCATGCCGCTGGGCGAGCTGATCGCCAACGCCTCCTGCGCGGTGGTCGACCGCTGGGGGAACCCGCAGCCCATCGGCGTGCCCGGCGAGCTCTGGATCGGCGGTGACGGCGTCGCTCGCGGCTACCGCAACCAGCCCGCCCTGACCGCCGACCGGTTCGCCCCGGACCCGGCCCGGCCCGACCGACGCCTCTATCGCACGGGTGACCTGGTGCGCCGCCTGCCCAACGGGGAGATGGAGTTCCTGGGCCGGGTCGACAATCAGGTCAAGATCCGCGGCGTGCGGGTCGAGCTGGAGGAGATCGAATCGGTGCTGCGCGGTCACCCGGAGGTGGCGAACGCCGTGGTGGTCCTGGAGCCCGACCAGCGGCTGGTCGCCCACGTGGTCAGGACACCGGGCAGCGGGCTCGACGAGGCCGCGCTCCGAGCCCACCTCGCCCCGAAGCTGCCCATCGTCATGCAGCCGGCCGTGTTCATGTGGCTCCAGGCCATGCCGCTCTCCCCGACCGGCAAGGTGGACCGCCCGCGGCTGCCCCGACCCGAGCCGATTCCCGTGCTTCCGACGGTCGTGACACCGCCGAGCACGGAGACGGAGCGCACCGTCGCGGCGGCCTGGGCAGACGTGCTCGGGTTCGCCGAGGTGGACGTGCGGGCCAACTTCTTCGAGGCCGGCGGGGACTCGTTCTCCCTGCTGGCGGTCGTCAGCCGACTGCGGGCCGAGCTCGACCTGGACATCCCGGTGCGCGCCCTGGTCGACGCGCCGACCGTCGAGACGCTGGCCGCGCACATCGAGGCACTGCGCCGGGCGGCCGTCCGTCCGTCCGCGACGCCTCTTCCGTAG
- a CDS encoding thioesterase II family protein: protein MRPLAERPQAATRLFCFPYAGGGASVFRDWAAALPADIEPWSVQLPGREDQLGSPLFDRMGAVLNVLVPSVIPHLDRPFAFFGHSMGALVAWNLTRALQRMEIGSPTRLFVSGCVPPHAREETAYHAGPEKELIGRLRSWSATPEAVLADPELMRLMLPVIRADLAVVETYRFTGGPLLTCPVTAFGGTEDDPAGIAAMPRWGELTAGGFDLRMFPGGHFFLHSARPAVLADIAGRLAAAPRQSGH, encoded by the coding sequence GTGAGGCCGCTCGCCGAGCGGCCGCAGGCGGCCACGCGGCTGTTCTGCTTCCCGTACGCCGGCGGCGGTGCCTCGGTGTTCCGCGACTGGGCCGCCGCCCTGCCCGCCGACATCGAACCGTGGTCGGTACAACTTCCGGGCAGAGAGGATCAGTTGGGATCCCCGCTGTTCGACCGGATGGGCGCGGTGCTCAACGTCCTGGTGCCCTCGGTCATCCCGCACCTGGACCGTCCGTTCGCATTCTTCGGGCACAGCATGGGCGCCTTGGTGGCCTGGAACCTCACCCGCGCCCTGCAGCGGATGGAGATCGGCTCACCCACCCGGCTGTTCGTCTCGGGGTGCGTGCCGCCCCACGCCCGGGAGGAGACCGCGTACCACGCCGGTCCGGAGAAGGAGCTGATCGGGCGACTGCGCTCCTGGTCCGCGACACCGGAAGCGGTTCTGGCGGACCCGGAGCTGATGCGCCTGATGCTCCCGGTGATCCGGGCCGACCTCGCGGTGGTCGAGACCTACCGGTTCACCGGCGGGCCGCTGCTGACCTGCCCGGTCACGGCGTTCGGTGGGACCGAGGACGATCCCGCGGGCATTGCGGCGATGCCGCGCTGGGGCGAGCTCACAGCCGGTGGCTTCGACCTGCGGATGTTTCCCGGCGGTCACTTCTTCCTGCACTCCGCCCGTCCGGCCGTGCTCGCCGACATCGCCGGGCGGCTCGCCGCCGCACCCCGGCAGAGCGGTCACTGA
- a CDS encoding MbtH family protein yields MDGQRDDDGYVVVINSEEQYSIWPQGRELPAGWRETGERGSKEACLAHVDEVWTDMRPLTLRREMAGGTGR; encoded by the coding sequence ATGGACGGGCAGCGTGACGACGACGGCTATGTCGTGGTGATCAACTCCGAGGAGCAGTACTCCATCTGGCCGCAGGGACGCGAGCTGCCCGCCGGCTGGCGGGAGACGGGCGAGCGGGGCTCGAAGGAGGCCTGTCTCGCGCACGTCGATGAGGTGTGGACGGACATGCGTCCGCTGACCCTGCGCCGGGAGATGGCGGGCGGGACCGGCCGATGA
- a CDS encoding condensation domain-containing protein, translated as MEDPDDFEGDGAWLELWNGQRGLWLQNQLGDGRAESNLPYWQHLYEAVDIVAVRRAAAFLMDRHQALRLSFRDTPEGPRQRVLPEFDLDVPLVDLTGEADPTAELNRRVRAESATPFDELATPPVRLKVFKLAADHHCLHLNVHHIIADGTSMGILIRELLLCYRAFAADGEPDLPPLPTTYDAFVRARREWLASDRSKAMEVYWLDQLAAPLPRLRIGDYDAPADEVVNETLEFGVEADTAAGLAALVKRLRVTPHILLLSVYAVALRDIGADDDIVVCVPFSGRDAKELDGMFGNFVNPLPVRVRMSGADPFEEVVRRTKAVSIGAYAHSRYPFTLMLEKLDVESRPGRNPVFSTSFQFTDFLPPARQTSQLDLCLFGRPDGDRLSLRLNYNSRRLAKSEAEDVRSAFLAVLRTVVEDASVSLAALAEPLARARRAARTVPAGRRRLGALRASRPGAPNA; from the coding sequence GTGGAAGACCCCGACGACTTCGAGGGTGATGGGGCCTGGCTCGAACTGTGGAACGGTCAAAGGGGGTTATGGCTCCAGAATCAGCTGGGCGACGGCCGGGCGGAATCCAACCTGCCGTACTGGCAGCACCTGTACGAGGCGGTGGACATCGTCGCCGTGCGCCGTGCCGCGGCCTTCCTGATGGACCGGCACCAGGCGCTGCGGCTGTCCTTCCGGGACACTCCGGAGGGTCCGCGCCAGCGTGTCCTGCCTGAATTCGACCTGGACGTGCCGCTCGTCGACCTGACCGGCGAGGCTGATCCGACGGCCGAACTGAACCGGCGCGTCCGGGCCGAGAGCGCGACCCCCTTCGACGAACTCGCCACCCCGCCGGTGCGGCTCAAGGTGTTCAAGCTGGCCGCCGACCACCACTGCCTCCACCTGAACGTGCACCACATCATCGCCGACGGCACCAGCATGGGCATCCTGATACGCGAACTGCTGCTCTGCTACCGGGCTTTCGCCGCGGACGGAGAGCCGGATCTGCCCCCGCTCCCGACGACCTACGACGCCTTCGTGCGGGCTCGGCGGGAGTGGCTGGCGAGCGACCGGAGCAAGGCCATGGAGGTGTACTGGCTCGACCAGCTGGCCGCCCCGCTGCCGCGGCTGCGCATCGGGGACTACGACGCGCCCGCCGATGAGGTGGTGAACGAGACGCTGGAGTTCGGCGTCGAGGCCGACACGGCCGCAGGGCTGGCGGCACTGGTCAAGAGGCTGCGCGTCACGCCGCACATCCTGCTGCTCAGCGTCTACGCGGTCGCGTTGCGGGACATCGGCGCCGACGACGACATCGTGGTCTGCGTCCCGTTCTCCGGCCGGGACGCCAAGGAGTTGGACGGCATGTTCGGCAACTTCGTCAACCCGCTCCCCGTCCGGGTGCGGATGTCGGGTGCGGACCCCTTCGAAGAGGTCGTGCGCCGGACCAAGGCCGTGAGCATCGGCGCCTATGCGCACAGCCGCTATCCGTTCACCCTGATGCTGGAGAAGCTCGATGTGGAGTCCCGGCCCGGCCGGAACCCGGTCTTCTCGACCTCCTTCCAGTTCACGGACTTCCTGCCCCCGGCCCGGCAGACCTCGCAGCTCGACCTCTGCCTGTTCGGCAGGCCGGACGGCGACCGGCTCAGTCTGCGGCTCAACTACAACTCCCGACGGCTGGCGAAGTCCGAGGCCGAGGATGTCCGCTCGGCCTTTCTGGCGGTCCTGCGGACGGTCGTCGAGGACGCGTCGGTCTCGCTGGCCGCCCTGGCGGAGCCGCTGGCGCGGGCCCGGCGGGCGGCGCGGACCGTACCCGCCGGCCGTCGTCGGCTGGGGGCCCTGCGGGCCTCCCGGCCCGGGGCGCCGAACGCCTGA
- a CDS encoding non-ribosomal peptide synthetase, whose protein sequence is MQGIVNERTVVRMLGAIVDAHPDVVAVEFGEQRLTYRRLWDAAAALAGRIRQAEGHRSGCVVGLLFERGIEGIVAQLGSWLAGAAYLPLDPALPDGRVEAILHDARPVAVLAQEGLAGRVPAGVPVLDGTGAAPASGSPGPLAYVIYTSGSTGTPKGVEVGHAGLANLVSWHRETYGTRPGVRVGAFAGLGFDAAVWEVWAALASGATLVLPTERLIVDSAVIAGFIERSAITHCFLSTPLAEQLFALPAPPAGLAVLLTGGDRLRVSPPDGFPAAVFNHYGPTEATVVTTASADLRRRPTEGAPAIGRPIAGAKVRLVDADGVEVAEPGVPGELLIGGDVLAFGYRGDPELTGRRFVADQDGNRWYSSGDLCRWTADGELEFVERRDAQVSIRGHRVEPAEVEQEILAVPGVDQTAVVHVPDQDGGSLRAFFCGEAEPGDIRAALTGRLPAYMLPTGLHRLAAMPLTPNGKIDRKALPDTPVAAAAEPSPLGATEARIAGIWSELTGNLPRSGDSFFEIGGHSLIAARAVSRTREQFGIKIGLRAIFDHPILADFSAEVDEAVRSAE, encoded by the coding sequence ATGCAGGGCATCGTGAACGAACGGACGGTGGTCCGGATGCTCGGCGCGATCGTCGACGCGCATCCGGACGTGGTCGCGGTCGAGTTCGGCGAGCAGAGGCTCACCTACCGCCGGCTCTGGGACGCGGCTGCCGCGCTGGCCGGACGCATACGGCAGGCCGAGGGCCACCGGAGCGGCTGCGTCGTCGGTCTGCTCTTCGAGCGCGGCATCGAGGGCATCGTGGCGCAGCTCGGAAGCTGGCTCGCGGGCGCCGCGTACCTGCCGCTCGACCCGGCACTGCCGGACGGCCGGGTGGAGGCGATCCTGCACGACGCCCGGCCGGTGGCGGTGCTCGCGCAGGAGGGGCTCGCCGGACGGGTGCCCGCGGGTGTCCCGGTGCTCGACGGCACCGGGGCGGCCCCGGCGTCGGGGTCGCCGGGCCCGCTGGCCTACGTCATCTACACCTCCGGTTCGACCGGTACGCCCAAGGGCGTCGAGGTCGGCCACGCGGGCCTGGCGAACCTGGTGTCCTGGCACCGGGAAACCTACGGCACCCGGCCCGGGGTGCGGGTCGGAGCCTTCGCCGGGCTGGGGTTCGACGCCGCGGTCTGGGAGGTCTGGGCGGCTCTCGCGAGCGGGGCGACGCTGGTGCTGCCGACCGAGCGGCTGATCGTCGACAGCGCGGTGATCGCCGGGTTCATCGAGCGGAGCGCCATCACCCACTGCTTCCTGAGCACCCCTCTCGCCGAGCAGCTGTTCGCCCTCCCGGCCCCGCCCGCCGGCCTGGCCGTCCTGCTGACCGGCGGGGACCGCCTTCGGGTGAGCCCGCCGGACGGCTTCCCCGCCGCGGTCTTCAACCACTACGGGCCGACCGAGGCCACCGTGGTGACCACCGCCAGCGCGGACCTGCGCCGCCGCCCCACCGAGGGCGCGCCGGCGATCGGACGCCCCATCGCCGGCGCGAAGGTCCGGCTGGTGGACGCCGACGGGGTCGAGGTCGCCGAGCCCGGCGTACCCGGGGAACTGCTGATCGGAGGCGATGTCCTGGCCTTCGGCTACCGGGGCGATCCGGAGCTCACCGGCCGCAGGTTCGTCGCCGACCAGGACGGGAACCGCTGGTACTCCTCCGGCGACCTCTGCCGCTGGACGGCCGACGGCGAGCTGGAGTTCGTCGAGCGGCGGGACGCCCAGGTCAGCATCCGCGGTCACCGAGTGGAGCCGGCCGAGGTCGAGCAGGAGATCCTGGCCGTTCCCGGAGTGGACCAGACGGCCGTCGTCCACGTGCCGGACCAGGACGGCGGATCGCTGCGCGCCTTCTTCTGCGGCGAGGCCGAGCCGGGCGACATCCGCGCCGCACTGACCGGTCGGCTGCCCGCGTACATGCTCCCCACCGGGCTGCACCGGCTCGCCGCGATGCCGCTGACACCGAACGGCAAGATCGACCGGAAGGCCCTGCCGGACACTCCGGTCGCAGCCGCGGCCGAGCCCTCCCCCCTCGGCGCGACCGAGGCGCGGATCGCCGGGATCTGGTCCGAGCTGACCGGGAACCTCCCCCGCTCAGGGGACAGCTTCTTCGAGATCGGTGGGCACTCGCTGATCGCCGCCCGGGCGGTGTCCCGGACGCGTGAGCAGTTCGGCATCAAGATCGGGCTGCGGGCCATCTTCGACCATCCGATCCTCGCGGACTTCTCCGCCGAGGTCGACGAAGCCGTCAGGAGTGCCGAGTGA